A part of Prolixibacteraceae bacterium genomic DNA contains:
- a CDS encoding HDIG domain-containing protein: MIILNSKSIILDIDYERRFNQITKKMKKVDILNIINKYYHATPTAHNILLIHSKLVCKKALDIASRNPHLDLDLDLIEQGAMLHDIGIFKTDAPEIGCYGQAPYVCHGYLGGQLLRDEGLDNLAEFSENHTGVGLSKESIMTQQIPIPCHDYIPKTDEQIIVCIADKFFSKNPRSLHKEKSIDQIIRLIEKHNVIDGVKFRDWIKTYHIISS, encoded by the coding sequence ATGATTATTCTTAATTCCAAATCTATTATATTAGACATAGATTATGAACGAAGGTTTAATCAGATTACAAAAAAAATGAAAAAGGTTGATATTTTAAATATAATTAATAAATACTATCATGCCACACCTACTGCACATAATATTCTATTAATACACAGTAAATTAGTTTGTAAAAAGGCATTAGATATAGCATCACGCAACCCACATCTTGATTTAGACCTTGATCTCATTGAACAAGGAGCAATGTTACATGATATAGGTATTTTCAAGACAGATGCCCCAGAAATAGGTTGTTATGGACAAGCACCATACGTATGTCATGGATATTTAGGAGGTCAATTACTTAGAGATGAAGGGTTAGATAATCTTGCCGAGTTTAGTGAAAATCACACTGGAGTTGGTCTGTCAAAAGAGTCAATTATGACACAACAAATACCTATTCCATGTCACGACTACATCCCTAAAACAGACGAACAAATTATTGTCTGTATTGCAGATAAATTTTTCAGTAAAAATCCTCGTTCACTACACAAAGAAAAAAGTATAGATCAAATCATTCGATTAATTGAGAAGCATAATGTTATAGATGGGGTAAAATTCAGAGATTGGATAAAAACATATCACATTATATCCTCCTAA